GGTTCCGGTTACCCCTCCCGTACGCCCCGCCACACCACGGGCAGTGCCTCGGCCACCCACGACGCCGTCACCGGCGCTCCCGGCTCGCCCGCCGCGTGGCGGCCCGCCAGCCCGTGCAAGTAGGCGGCGACCGACGCGGCGTCCAGCGCCGGCAGACCGGCGGCCAGCAGGGAGCCGGCCAGACCTGCCAGGACGTCGCCGCTGCCGGCGGTGGCCAGCCAGGAGGTGCCGGTCGGGTTGACCCGGACCGCGCCACCCGGGTCGGCGATCACCGTGGTGGAGCCCTTGAGCAGGACCGTCGCCCGGTACGCCGCCGCCAGCCGGCGCGCCGTGGCCAGCCGGGCCGCGGCCAGGTCGGCGGCCGCCGGCGGCGCGGTGCCGTCCGCGCCGGCGAGCAGCCGGGCGGCCTCGCCGGTGTGCGGGGTGAGCAGGGTGGGCGCCGTCCGGCCCGCCAGGGCACCCGGGCCGAGCCGGCCCAGCTCGGTCAGCCCGTCCGCGTCCACCAGCACCGGGACGTCGCTCGCCAGCGCCTCGGCCAGCGTCTGCCGCGCGCCCTCGCCGCCGCCGGGGCCGACCACCCAGGCCTGCACCCGCCCGGCGCCGTGCGGCCCGCCCTCGGTGACCAGCGTCTCGGGGAAGCGCCGCACCACCTCCTCGGCCGCCGTACCGACGTACCGGACGGCCCCCGCGCCGCCCCGCAGCGCCCCGGCGACGGCCAGCACCGCCGCACCCGGGTACGTCGCCGAGCCGGCCGCCACCCCGACGACGCCCCGCCGGTACTTGTCGCTCTCCACGTCCGGCACCGGCAGCAGCGCCGCCACGTCCGCGTGCTGCAGGGCCGTCACGTCCGGGGGCGGCAGCTCCAGCCCGATGCCGACGAGCTGGACGGCGCCCGCGTACGAGGCCCCGGGGTCGACCAGCAGGCCCGGCTTGTACGTGCCGAAGCAGACCGTGACGTCCGCGCGCAGCGCCGCCCCCGGTACCTCGCCGGTGTCGGCGTCCACCCCGCTGGGCAGGTCCACGGCCACCACGACGCCGCGCCGCGCGGCCTCCGCGTACGACCGGGCCCCGGCCCGCAGCCCGCCCCGGCCGCCGATGCCGACGATCCCGTCCAGCACCAGGTCCGCGCGCGAGAATTCGGCCAGACCGGTCTCCCGCTCCACCACCACGCGCCCGCGCGCCGACCGCACCGCGGCCAGCCCGCCCGCGTGCACCCGCTCGGGCGCGAGCAGCACCGCCGTCACCCGCGCCCCGCGCCGCGCGAGCGCCGCGCCGGCGTACAGGGCGTCACCCCCGTTGTCCCCACTGCCCGCCAGCACCACCACCCGGCTGCCGTACACCCGGCCCCGACGCCCCGTCAGCAGCCGCGCACACGTCGCCGCCAGCCCGGCGGCCGCCCGCTGCATCAGCGTGCCCTCCGGCAGCCGTGCCATCAGCTCGGCCTCCGAGGCCCGGACGATTTCGACGCGATGGGCGTGGCGCATGCGGGGACTCCTCCAGCAGTCGGCTACCCCGACGCTAGCCCGCGCCACCGCCCCACGGCAGGCCGGTCTGCGGCACACTTTCGAGTGACAACCACTTCGATCCCCCACCGGCTCCGGTCTGTACGCCTACCTTGTGGCTCGGCACGGACCAGCAGGAGGGAGAAGGGCCATGGTCGCCATGCCAGCTGTCGAGGGCCCGCGGGGCCAGGACAACCTCCTCCAGGCGTTCCTGGAGCTGGACACACCGCCTGGCTACAAGGCAGAGCTCGTCGAAGGGGAGATCGTCGTGGCACCACCGCCGGACGGAGAACACGAGACCGCGTTCTCGCTGCTCGCAAAGCAGTTCTTCCGCAAAGCCGCGATCGACCTCGACCTCTCCGGCAACAAGGGGTTGATCGTACCGACTGGGCGGTTCATCCCTGATGGCACCGTCAGCCCGGTCAACCACTTCCTGAATGCCGGTTCGTGGGCGGACGCCGCCGGCGTGTTGCTGGTCTTCGAAGTCACGTCCAGCAGTCCACGCCGCGACCGTGAGCAGAAGCGCCGTGGGTACGCCGCCGCCGGCATCCCCTGCTACCTGTTGGTCGACCGCAGCGACGGCAAGGTCACCCTGTTCACCAAGCCCGAGGGCGACGATTACACGGAGAAGGAGCCGGTCCCATTCGGCAAGCCGATCGACCTCCCCGCCCCGTTCTCCTTCACGCTCGACACGGCGCCCCTGCGGTAGGACGCAGCCACCGCAGGGGCGCCGTCGCCGACGAGCGCGGACTTACTCGACGGTGACCGACTTCGCCAGGTTGCGCGGCTGGTCGACCTCGTGGCCCTTCGCCGTGGCCAGCTCGCAGGCGAAGACCTGCAGCGGGACGGTGGAGACCAGCGGCTGGAGCAGGGTCGGGGTCACCGGGATGCGGATCAGGTGGTCCGCGTACGGGACGACGGCCTCGTCGCCCTCCTCCGCGATCACGATCGTGCGGGCGCCGCGGGCCCGGATCTCCTGGATGTTCGACACGATCTTGTCGTGCAGGATCGACCGCCCGCGCGGCGAGGGCACGACCACGACGACCGGCAGCCCCTCCTCGATGAGCGCGATCGGGCCGTGCTTCAGCTCGCCGGCCGCGAAGCCCTCGGCGTGCATGTAGGCGAGTTCCTTGAGCTTGAGCGCGCCCTCCAGGGCCACCGGGAAGCCGACGTGCCGGCCGAGGAACAGCACCGAGCGGGCGTCGGCGAGGGAGCGGGCCAGCTCGCGGACCGGCTCCATGGTCTCCAGCACCTGCTCGACCTGCTTGGGCGCGTCGCCGAGCTCACGGATGATGGTGAAGATCTCGTCGCCCCACTTGGTGCCGCGGACCTGGCCCAGGTAGAGGGCGACCAGGTAGCACGCGACCAGCTGGGTGAGGAACGCCTTGGTGGACGCGACGGCGACCTCCGGCCCGGCGTGGGTGTACAGCACCGCGTCCGACTCGCGCGGGATGGTGGAGCCGTTGGTGTTGCAGATCGCGAGCACCTTGGCGCCCTGCTCGCGGGCGTGCCGCAGGGCCATCAGGGTGTCCATGGTCTCGCCGGACTGCGAGATGGCGATGACCAGCGTGCCCGGGCCCATGATCGGGTCGCGGTAGCGGAACTCGGAGGCGACCTCGACCTCGCAGGGGATGCGGGTCCAGTGCTCGATCGCGTACTTGGCGATCATGCCGGCGTGGAACGCGGTGCCGCAGGCGACGATGACGACCTTGTCGACGGAACGCAGGTCGGCGTCGGAGATGCGCAGCTCGTCCAGGGTCAGCCGGCCGTCGGTGCCGATCCGGCCGAGCAGGGTGTCGGCGACGGCCTTCGGCTGCTCGGCGATCTCCTTGAGCATGAAGTAGTCGTAGCCGCCCTTCTCGGCGGCGGAGGCGTCCCAGTCGACGTGGTACTCGCGCACCTCGGCCGGGGTGCCGTCGAAGTTGGTGACGGTGACGCCGTCCCGGCGCAGCTCGACGACCTGGTCCTGGCCGAGCTCGATGGCCTCGCGCGTGTGCGCGATGAACGCGGCGACGTCGGAGGCGAGGAAGTTCTCGCCCTCGCCGCGCCCGACGACCAGCGGCGAGTTGCGGCGGGCGCCGACGACGACGTCCGGCGCGTCGGCGTGCACGGCGACGAGGGTGAAGGCGCCGTCCAGCCGGCGGCAGACCGCCCGCATGGCCTCCGCGAGGTCGCCGTCGTACGCCTCGCCGAGCAGGTGCGCGACGACCTCGGTGTCGGTCTCGGAGCGCAGCGTGTGGCCGCGCTCGGCGATCTCGGCGCGCAGCTGGGCGAAGTTCTCGATGATCCCGTTGTGCACGACGGCCACCCGGCGGTCGTCGTCCAGGTGGGGGTGGGCGTTGGCGTCCGTCGGACCGCCGTGGGTGGCCCAGCGGGTGTGGCCGATGCCGGTGGTGCTGTCGGGCAGCGGGGTCTCGGCGAGGGACTTCTGCAGGTTGGCGAGCTTGCCGGCCCGCTTGTCGGTGGACAGGCTCCACTGCCCGTCGGAGTCCTGGACCTGCACCGCGACACCGGCCGAGTCGTAACCCCGGTACTCCAGCCGCTGCAGGCCTGCGATTACTACGTCGAGGGCGGACTGCGCGCCCACGTATCCAACAATTCCGCACATGCGTGCCAGCATAAGGGCGGGTCTGAGGCCGTCTTCCCCCCTTTCGCCAACAGCGCGTGACCGACACCAC
The nucleotide sequence above comes from Streptomyces kaniharaensis. Encoded proteins:
- a CDS encoding NAD(P)H-hydrate dehydratase, coding for MRHAHRVEIVRASEAELMARLPEGTLMQRAAAGLAATCARLLTGRRGRVYGSRVVVLAGSGDNGGDALYAGAALARRGARVTAVLLAPERVHAGGLAAVRSARGRVVVERETGLAEFSRADLVLDGIVGIGGRGGLRAGARSYAEAARRGVVVAVDLPSGVDADTGEVPGAALRADVTVCFGTYKPGLLVDPGASYAGAVQLVGIGLELPPPDVTALQHADVAALLPVPDVESDKYRRGVVGVAAGSATYPGAAVLAVAGALRGGAGAVRYVGTAAEEVVRRFPETLVTEGGPHGAGRVQAWVVGPGGGEGARQTLAEALASDVPVLVDADGLTELGRLGPGALAGRTAPTLLTPHTGEAARLLAGADGTAPPAAADLAAARLATARRLAAAYRATVLLKGSTTVIADPGGAVRVNPTGTSWLATAGSGDVLAGLAGSLLAAGLPALDAASVAAYLHGLAGRHAAGEPGAPVTASWVAEALPVVWRGVREG
- a CDS encoding Uma2 family endonuclease, which translates into the protein MVAMPAVEGPRGQDNLLQAFLELDTPPGYKAELVEGEIVVAPPPDGEHETAFSLLAKQFFRKAAIDLDLSGNKGLIVPTGRFIPDGTVSPVNHFLNAGSWADAAGVLLVFEVTSSSPRRDREQKRRGYAAAGIPCYLLVDRSDGKVTLFTKPEGDDYTEKEPVPFGKPIDLPAPFSFTLDTAPLR
- the glmS gene encoding glutamine--fructose-6-phosphate transaminase (isomerizing), which codes for MCGIVGYVGAQSALDVVIAGLQRLEYRGYDSAGVAVQVQDSDGQWSLSTDKRAGKLANLQKSLAETPLPDSTTGIGHTRWATHGGPTDANAHPHLDDDRRVAVVHNGIIENFAQLRAEIAERGHTLRSETDTEVVAHLLGEAYDGDLAEAMRAVCRRLDGAFTLVAVHADAPDVVVGARRNSPLVVGRGEGENFLASDVAAFIAHTREAIELGQDQVVELRRDGVTVTNFDGTPAEVREYHVDWDASAAEKGGYDYFMLKEIAEQPKAVADTLLGRIGTDGRLTLDELRISDADLRSVDKVVIVACGTAFHAGMIAKYAIEHWTRIPCEVEVASEFRYRDPIMGPGTLVIAISQSGETMDTLMALRHAREQGAKVLAICNTNGSTIPRESDAVLYTHAGPEVAVASTKAFLTQLVACYLVALYLGQVRGTKWGDEIFTIIRELGDAPKQVEQVLETMEPVRELARSLADARSVLFLGRHVGFPVALEGALKLKELAYMHAEGFAAGELKHGPIALIEEGLPVVVVVPSPRGRSILHDKIVSNIQEIRARGARTIVIAEEGDEAVVPYADHLIRIPVTPTLLQPLVSTVPLQVFACELATAKGHEVDQPRNLAKSVTVE